One window of Thermocoleostomius sinensis A174 genomic DNA carries:
- the glnA gene encoding type I glutamate--ammonia ligase: MAQTPQDVLNWIKNDGIELIDLKFIDLPGIWQHLTVCANQIDESSFTNGVAFDGSSIRGWKAINESDMTMVLDPTTAWIDPFMATPTLSVICSIKEPRTGEWYSRCPRVIAQKAVDYLTVTGIGDTAFFGPEAEFFIFDDVRFDQNQHEGYYHVDSIEGRWNSGKVYPEGNLGYKPRYKEGYFPVAPTDTSQDMRSEMLLTMGKVGVPIEKHHHEVATGGQCELGIRFDTLVKSADNLMIYKYCIKNVARKYGKTVTFMPKPVFNDNGSGMHTHQSIWKDGQPLFGGDGYAGLSQMALWYIGGILKHAPALLAFTNPTTNSYKRLVPGFEAPVNLAYSQGNRSASVRIPLSGDSPKAKRLEFRCPDATSNPYLAFAAMLCAGIDGIKNQIDPGEPLDVDIYDLSPEELAKIPSTPGSLEDALECLEKDHDFLTTGGVFTEDLINTWIQYKLDNEVNPMRLRPHPYEFALYYDC, translated from the coding sequence ATGGCTCAGACCCCGCAAGACGTTTTGAACTGGATTAAAAACGATGGCATTGAACTGATTGACCTCAAGTTCATTGACCTACCTGGAATTTGGCAACACTTAACGGTTTGTGCTAACCAAATTGATGAAAGCAGCTTCACCAATGGTGTGGCCTTTGATGGCTCCAGCATTCGGGGTTGGAAGGCCATCAATGAATCGGACATGACGATGGTGCTTGATCCAACGACGGCTTGGATCGATCCCTTCATGGCAACTCCCACCCTCAGCGTTATTTGTAGTATCAAAGAACCTCGGACGGGCGAATGGTATTCCCGCTGTCCACGTGTTATTGCTCAAAAAGCTGTGGATTATCTGACCGTAACGGGCATTGGTGACACCGCTTTCTTTGGTCCTGAAGCTGAATTCTTCATCTTTGATGATGTCCGCTTTGACCAAAATCAGCACGAAGGCTACTATCACGTTGATTCGATCGAAGGTCGCTGGAACTCGGGTAAGGTTTATCCGGAAGGTAATCTGGGCTACAAGCCTCGCTATAAAGAAGGGTATTTTCCCGTTGCTCCCACAGACACCTCGCAGGATATGCGATCGGAAATGTTGCTGACGATGGGTAAAGTTGGCGTGCCGATCGAGAAGCACCACCACGAGGTCGCAACGGGTGGACAGTGCGAACTGGGAATTCGCTTCGACACCCTGGTAAAATCCGCTGACAACTTGATGATTTACAAGTACTGCATCAAGAATGTAGCGCGCAAGTACGGTAAAACTGTAACCTTCATGCCCAAGCCTGTGTTTAATGACAATGGTTCTGGGATGCACACTCACCAATCTATCTGGAAGGATGGTCAGCCCTTGTTTGGTGGAGACGGTTACGCTGGACTAAGCCAGATGGCACTTTGGTACATTGGCGGCATTCTAAAGCATGCTCCAGCTCTGCTTGCTTTCACTAACCCTACAACCAACTCCTACAAACGCTTGGTTCCAGGGTTCGAGGCTCCGGTGAACTTGGCCTACTCTCAGGGCAACCGATCGGCTTCTGTACGGATTCCCCTATCGGGTGACAGCCCCAAGGCCAAGCGTCTAGAGTTCCGTTGTCCTGATGCAACCTCAAATCCCTATCTCGCATTTGCTGCAATGCTCTGCGCAGGGATTGATGGCATCAAGAACCAGATCGATCCAGGTGAACCGCTTGATGTCGATATTTATGACCTCAGCCCTGAAGAATTGGCCAAGATTCCGTCTACGCCAGGTTCGTTAGAAGATGCGCTGGAGTGCTTAGAAAAGGATCACGACTTCTTAACGACGGGCGGTGTCTTCACGGAAGACTTGATCAATACCTGGATTCAATACAAGCTGGACAACGAAGTCAACCCCATGCGGCTGCGTCCGCACCCTTACGAATTCGCCCTCTACTACGATTGCTAA
- a CDS encoding DNA adenine methylase → MGTEQLVESANQTLAKSKQLVKPFLKWAGGKRQLVPTITANYLPKVYNTYYEPFLGAGALFLELQPHQAIVNDSNSELINCYEVIRDSVEELIEYLSQHKNQADYYYQIRAWDRTQEFKERTPIERASRIMFLNRTCYNGLFRVNSQGQFNVPFGSYRNPNIVNETTLRAVSQYLNRSNLKILNDDFQVAVKTAKPGDFIYFDPPYDPVSETASFTSYAANGFNKDEQIRLKLTVDALSDRGCYVLLSNAYTSFIVELYQSYRIEKVTAARSINSNVLKRGKIDEVLVMNY, encoded by the coding sequence ATGGGCACAGAGCAGCTAGTAGAATCAGCGAACCAGACGCTAGCGAAATCCAAGCAGCTAGTCAAACCCTTTCTTAAATGGGCAGGTGGAAAAAGGCAATTAGTGCCTACCATTACCGCCAACTATTTGCCTAAGGTCTACAATACCTACTATGAACCTTTCTTGGGAGCTGGAGCGCTGTTTCTAGAGCTGCAACCACACCAAGCTATCGTTAATGACAGCAACTCGGAATTGATTAATTGCTATGAAGTAATCAGGGATTCTGTAGAAGAGTTGATTGAGTATTTGAGCCAGCATAAAAACCAAGCAGACTATTATTACCAAATTAGAGCTTGGGACAGAACCCAGGAGTTTAAAGAAAGAACGCCGATCGAACGAGCATCCCGGATTATGTTTCTTAATCGCACTTGCTACAACGGTCTATTTAGAGTCAATTCTCAAGGACAGTTTAATGTGCCGTTTGGCAGTTATCGCAATCCTAATATTGTTAACGAAACAACCTTAAGGGCTGTTAGCCAATATCTTAATCGTTCTAACCTAAAAATTTTGAACGATGATTTTCAAGTTGCCGTTAAAACAGCAAAACCAGGAGATTTTATTTATTTTGATCCGCCGTATGATCCGGTTTCGGAAACGGCCTCATTCACCAGTTATGCAGCCAATGGTTTTAACAAGGACGAGCAGATTCGGTTGAAGTTAACGGTTGATGCGCTGAGCGATCGGGGGTGCTATGTATTATTGAGCAACGCTTACACTAGCTTCATCGTGGAGTTATATCAATCCTACCGTATAGAGAAAGTCACCGCCGCCCGATCGATCAATTCCAACGTGCTCAAGCGCGGCAAGATTGATGAAGTCCTAGTGATGAATTACTAG
- a CDS encoding murein transglycosylase A family protein, producing MLNRVGLFYFFCALLISLAIGGSPLAHQTPTSSWPNPNEVTVSTASTASAVATTPAVYQAIDEYHRPRFSVDGHQVMRTGRLPRVELRFNETDLLTVLQNTQAYFQTYGEENAEVQREGILGAQGVTIADVLDTLEFMIATLQEDLRHQQPTRLKDPNFINTHFRVIEWSAYDPANLREKQVRLTKYAVFTHPGSRSPTAVFTVPLYQLPDDAETDRFYLNYTKQEVLAGIYEPGGAEFGRVEPLAYLTRDSFEDALMQGTVLVNFTDGSSAFFNVDRNNGIAYDTNISPYRQGRYWYFKPVDAIKGYGHTSEAKISIKPGVTFAGDVLNIGLGRIVVLAAPSGTAQLGVIADTGGAFLPNLHQLDFLAGVFRDRDEFYTHISQLPEYANAYILIRKP from the coding sequence ATGCTGAATCGCGTCGGTCTCTTTTACTTTTTCTGTGCCCTGTTGATTAGTCTGGCGATCGGGGGATCTCCACTCGCTCATCAAACCCCAACGAGTTCATGGCCCAACCCCAACGAAGTTACAGTATCCACCGCTTCCACTGCTTCTGCTGTAGCAACCACACCTGCGGTTTACCAAGCGATCGATGAATATCATCGTCCCCGTTTCAGCGTTGATGGGCATCAGGTGATGCGTACAGGCAGGCTGCCGCGTGTTGAGTTGCGCTTCAACGAAACTGACTTGCTGACTGTTCTGCAAAATACACAGGCCTATTTCCAAACCTATGGCGAGGAAAATGCAGAGGTGCAGCGAGAGGGTATTCTGGGGGCGCAGGGGGTAACGATAGCAGATGTGTTAGATACACTGGAGTTCATGATCGCGACGCTTCAGGAAGACCTACGCCATCAGCAGCCTACTCGCCTCAAAGATCCGAACTTCATTAATACTCACTTTCGAGTCATAGAATGGTCGGCTTATGATCCGGCCAATTTAAGGGAGAAACAGGTGCGCCTGACCAAATACGCTGTGTTTACCCATCCTGGTTCTCGGTCTCCCACAGCGGTGTTCACTGTCCCGCTCTATCAACTCCCAGATGATGCCGAAACCGATCGGTTCTACCTCAACTACACTAAACAAGAGGTTCTAGCGGGCATTTACGAACCGGGAGGCGCAGAATTTGGCCGAGTCGAACCGCTGGCATATTTGACGCGAGATAGCTTTGAAGATGCTCTGATGCAAGGAACGGTACTGGTAAACTTTACGGACGGCTCATCCGCTTTCTTTAATGTCGATCGCAATAATGGCATTGCTTACGATACGAATATTTCACCCTATCGCCAAGGGCGCTATTGGTACTTCAAACCGGTTGATGCGATCAAAGGCTATGGACATACATCCGAAGCAAAAATTTCTATTAAACCTGGTGTCACGTTTGCTGGCGATGTACTGAATATTGGGTTAGGACGCATTGTGGTGTTAGCCGCTCCATCGGGAACTGCACAACTAGGCGTCATTGCCGATACAGGCGGAGCTTTTTTACCCAACCTGCATCAGCTAGATTTTTTGGCGGGTGTATTTCGCGATCGAGATGAGTTTTATACCCACATCAGCCAATTGCCAGAATATGCAAATGCATACATCTTGATTCGTAAGCCCTAG
- a CDS encoding porin family protein — translation MKRSIKVIATTSIVSAMAVGSILFSADRASAQVRGMEGSYLGGGVSAGVTNVDEDGSVLGGNIQGRLDARELPVSLRGAFLFNGDNSAIMPIVSYDVGVAPNTNLYVGGGYSFVLGRGESSLLGNQDAPVVTLGVETAVNPNVVLYGDAKLGIDAYKNSSGSAVSLQLGAAYRF, via the coding sequence ATGAAACGGTCTATCAAAGTGATCGCTACAACTTCGATTGTTTCAGCAATGGCAGTAGGATCAATTTTGTTTTCTGCCGATCGCGCTTCTGCACAAGTCCGAGGGATGGAAGGCAGCTATTTAGGCGGTGGTGTATCGGCTGGCGTTACTAATGTTGATGAAGATGGATCGGTTTTAGGTGGTAATATTCAAGGGCGTTTAGATGCGCGAGAATTGCCAGTATCGTTGCGTGGCGCATTCCTATTTAATGGAGATAATAGTGCCATTATGCCGATCGTTTCCTATGACGTTGGAGTGGCTCCCAATACAAACCTGTATGTGGGTGGAGGCTACTCTTTTGTATTAGGTAGAGGAGAGTCGTCGTTGTTAGGAAACCAAGACGCGCCAGTGGTAACACTGGGGGTGGAAACGGCAGTGAATCCGAATGTTGTGCTGTATGGCGATGCCAAGTTAGGGATTGATGCTTACAAAAATAGCTCTGGCTCGGCAGTCAGCTTGCAATTAGGGGCAGCCTACCGATTCTAG
- a CDS encoding slr1957 family protein, protein MNHYCYTWIEDWCQENGWTDLFVRERKEYWAFPPNAVMPLPIPNQALRLIKAKQGLSPDERKWCVTAIGISVMSALFTYLLQSPMPLVSAFAICAMIVAQLEVED, encoded by the coding sequence ATGAATCACTATTGCTACACCTGGATTGAGGATTGGTGTCAGGAAAACGGTTGGACAGATCTATTTGTGCGCGAGCGCAAGGAATACTGGGCGTTCCCGCCTAATGCTGTGATGCCGTTGCCAATTCCTAACCAGGCACTACGCCTGATTAAAGCCAAACAAGGCTTAAGCCCGGATGAACGGAAATGGTGTGTGACGGCGATCGGCATTAGTGTTATGTCGGCACTGTTTACTTATCTATTACAGTCACCCATGCCGCTAGTGTCTGCTTTTGCGATCTGTGCCATGATCGTCGCCCAACTTGAAGTCGAAGATTAA
- a CDS encoding DUF7219 family protein — MVNSNNPNSNQNDKDQFFHPQSKYYGEFSPEALAFNANLQEFASRVGIVCNLETGGKISSEEAYTEIKRLWKQLKQSKHELLDTARPPSPDLPTDE; from the coding sequence GTGGTCAATAGCAATAATCCAAACAGCAATCAAAACGATAAAGATCAGTTTTTTCATCCTCAGTCGAAATACTATGGTGAGTTTTCGCCGGAGGCTCTCGCCTTCAATGCCAACTTGCAAGAGTTTGCCTCTCGGGTTGGGATTGTCTGTAACTTAGAAACAGGTGGTAAGATTTCCTCCGAAGAAGCCTACACAGAAATTAAGCGACTTTGGAAACAACTGAAACAGTCAAAACACGAACTGTTAGATACCGCCAGACCCCCTTCACCCGATTTACCCACCGACGAATGA
- a CDS encoding SAM hydrolase/SAM-dependent halogenase family protein has protein sequence MTATSLLTLLTDFGWNDTYVGVMKGVIAQINPHVQVIDLTHEVPPQNIQVAQFNLLSAYPFFPVGTVHVAVVDPGVGSARRAIALELETGFLVGPDNGIFTGLLAQQSVIHSVELTNRDYWRVPDPSHTFHGRDIFAPVAAHLASGVPITKLGDPIDVVNLAQCPIASCTPTAHGFRGNIQHIDRFGNVITNIPGEYVDGKTWSVLVGKRTVPGCSTYSDVSPGEPLALVGSHGWVELAISGGDAHFQLRLNWEDVVQVVIGQG, from the coding sequence ATGACTGCAACTTCCCTACTGACACTGCTAACCGATTTTGGCTGGAACGACACCTATGTTGGGGTTATGAAAGGAGTGATTGCCCAAATTAATCCCCATGTGCAGGTCATTGATTTAACGCATGAGGTGCCTCCCCAAAATATTCAGGTGGCTCAGTTTAATTTGCTCAGTGCTTATCCGTTCTTTCCAGTTGGAACGGTACATGTGGCGGTCGTTGATCCAGGCGTAGGCAGTGCTCGCCGGGCGATCGCCCTCGAATTGGAAACGGGGTTTTTGGTGGGTCCGGATAACGGCATTTTCACCGGCCTACTGGCACAACAGTCCGTTATTCACAGCGTTGAACTCACCAACCGCGATTATTGGCGTGTCCCAGACCCTAGCCACACGTTCCACGGGCGGGATATCTTTGCGCCAGTTGCCGCCCATTTGGCCAGTGGCGTTCCTATCACCAAACTGGGAGATCCGATCGACGTTGTCAATCTGGCTCAATGTCCAATTGCCAGTTGTACCCCCACCGCACACGGCTTTCGGGGCAATATTCAGCATATCGATCGCTTTGGCAACGTTATCACTAATATTCCAGGTGAGTATGTTGATGGTAAAACCTGGTCGGTGCTGGTTGGTAAACGCACAGTGCCCGGTTGTAGTACCTACAGCGATGTCTCTCCCGGTGAACCTTTGGCGTTAGTAGGTAGTCACGGGTGGGTAGAACTGGCCATTAGCGGTGGTGATGCTCATTTTCAACTGCGTCTGAACTGGGAAGATGTTGTGCAGGTGGTCATCGGACAAGGATAA
- the ffh gene encoding signal recognition particle protein, with protein sequence MFEALADRLEGAWKKLRGQDKISESNVQEALREVRRALLEADANLQVVKDFVAEVQKQALGAEVIAGVNPGQQFIKIVYDELVSVMGDTNVPLAHADVAPTIVLMAGLQGTGKTTATAKLALHLRKQERSAMLVATDVYRPAAIDQLVTLGKQIGVPVFEMGSDADPVEIARQGVEQAKADGIDTVIIDTAGRLQIDQAMMAELARIKQTVQPHEVLLVVDAMTGQEAANLTRTFHEEIGITGAILTKMDGDTRGGAALSVRRISGQPIKFIGVGEKVEALQPFYPDRMASRILGMGDVLTLVEKAQEEVDLADAEKLQEKILTAKFDFADFLKQTRLMKNMGSLAGIVKLIPGMGGKISDEQLQQGEAQLKRVEAMINSMTPEERREPELLSGSPSRRRRIAKGSGYSLDDVSKLVKDFQKMRSLMQQMGQGGLPGMGMPGLGGMFGGGAPAGGMPSPPPPGWRGYPGAMSPGKKKKKDKKKKGFGTL encoded by the coding sequence ATGTTTGAAGCCCTTGCCGATCGTCTGGAAGGAGCCTGGAAAAAACTCCGGGGTCAAGACAAAATTTCGGAGTCCAATGTTCAAGAGGCGTTACGAGAAGTTCGTCGGGCCCTATTAGAGGCAGATGCTAACCTCCAGGTTGTCAAAGATTTTGTTGCTGAAGTGCAGAAGCAGGCACTTGGCGCAGAAGTGATTGCAGGGGTCAATCCGGGACAGCAGTTCATCAAAATTGTTTATGATGAACTAGTGTCAGTGATGGGAGACACCAATGTTCCGCTGGCTCATGCCGATGTAGCCCCGACGATCGTACTGATGGCAGGGCTTCAGGGGACGGGTAAAACCACAGCTACCGCGAAACTGGCTCTGCATTTGCGTAAACAGGAACGCAGTGCGATGCTGGTGGCAACAGATGTTTACCGTCCAGCGGCGATCGATCAGTTGGTAACGTTAGGGAAGCAGATCGGTGTGCCCGTCTTTGAGATGGGGAGTGATGCCGATCCAGTGGAAATTGCTCGGCAGGGCGTTGAACAAGCCAAAGCTGACGGCATCGATACGGTCATCATTGACACAGCAGGTCGCTTACAAATTGACCAAGCCATGATGGCCGAATTGGCTCGCATCAAACAAACCGTGCAGCCCCACGAGGTGTTGCTGGTGGTAGATGCCATGACCGGACAGGAAGCCGCGAACTTGACACGCACCTTTCATGAAGAAATTGGTATCACTGGGGCCATTCTTACCAAAATGGACGGCGACACTCGCGGTGGCGCTGCCCTATCAGTACGTCGGATCTCGGGTCAGCCCATTAAGTTCATTGGGGTTGGCGAAAAAGTAGAGGCACTACAGCCGTTCTATCCCGATCGCATGGCCTCACGAATTTTGGGCATGGGCGATGTGCTCACCCTGGTAGAAAAAGCTCAGGAAGAAGTCGATCTAGCGGATGCTGAAAAGCTACAAGAGAAAATTCTGACTGCCAAGTTTGACTTCGCCGACTTTCTGAAGCAAACGCGATTGATGAAAAACATGGGATCGCTAGCGGGAATTGTAAAGCTGATTCCAGGCATGGGCGGCAAAATTTCCGACGAACAGTTGCAACAAGGCGAGGCGCAACTGAAACGGGTGGAAGCCATGATTAACTCGATGACCCCCGAAGAACGCAGAGAACCAGAGTTGCTGTCGGGGTCTCCTAGTCGCCGTCGTCGCATTGCCAAAGGGTCGGGGTATTCCCTGGACGATGTCAGTAAACTGGTGAAAGATTTCCAGAAAATGCGATCGCTGATGCAGCAGATGGGTCAGGGTGGATTGCCCGGGATGGGAATGCCCGGATTGGGAGGGATGTTTGGTGGCGGTGCGCCCGCTGGTGGAATGCCCAGTCCTCCCCCCCCCGGTTGGCGCGGCTACCCCGGTGCAATGTCGCCAGGAAAGAAGAAGAAAAAGGACAAGAAAAAGAAAGGCTTTGGCACGCTGTAA
- the asnS gene encoding asparagine--tRNA ligase codes for MTRRILDLLRYGQPNEPVTIQGWVRTKRDQKSFSFVEVNDGSSLAGLQVVVNDDLPNYAETMKQANTGASVEISGVLVESPAKGQRIELKAHTIKVYGEADAETYPLQKKRHSFEFLRTIGHLRPRTNTLGAVFRVRNACATAIHNFFQERGFLWVHTPLITASDAEGAGELFTVTGLDFEKLPRTDAGEIDFSEDFFGRRAYLTVSGQLEAEIMAMAFTNVYTFGPTFRAENSNTSRHLAEFWMVEPEMAFCELEGNMDLAEAFLKHVFKHVLETCPEDMEFFNLRIDDSVLATAENIINSQFERITYTDAIALLEKADKSFEYPVSWGADLQSEHERYLAEDLFKKPVIVTDYPAAIKAFYMRLNDDGKTVRAMDILAPKIGELVGGSQREERLEVLERRVQECGLPIETLWWYLDLRRYGTVPHAGFGLGFDRLVQFMTGMGNIRDVIPFPRAPREAEF; via the coding sequence ATGACTCGACGCATTCTGGATCTGCTTCGCTACGGTCAACCCAACGAACCTGTCACCATTCAAGGCTGGGTGCGCACAAAACGCGACCAAAAGAGCTTTAGCTTTGTAGAAGTCAACGATGGCTCCTCGCTGGCAGGGCTGCAAGTGGTGGTGAATGACGATTTGCCCAACTATGCCGAGACGATGAAGCAGGCTAACACTGGCGCATCAGTCGAGATCAGCGGTGTGTTGGTTGAGTCGCCCGCTAAGGGCCAACGGATTGAACTGAAGGCCCATACTATTAAAGTGTATGGTGAAGCCGACGCCGAAACCTATCCACTACAAAAGAAGCGCCATTCCTTTGAGTTTTTGCGAACGATCGGACATCTACGACCCCGCACTAATACCTTGGGGGCTGTGTTTCGGGTGCGGAATGCCTGCGCGACGGCCATTCACAATTTCTTTCAAGAGCGGGGATTCCTATGGGTACATACACCGCTAATTACGGCCAGTGATGCCGAAGGAGCCGGGGAACTGTTTACAGTAACAGGGTTAGACTTTGAAAAATTGCCCCGTACAGACGCTGGCGAAATTGATTTTAGTGAGGACTTTTTTGGGCGACGGGCTTATCTAACAGTAAGCGGACAACTGGAAGCCGAAATTATGGCGATGGCCTTCACAAATGTCTATACCTTTGGCCCCACCTTCCGTGCTGAGAACTCCAACACATCGCGCCACTTGGCCGAATTTTGGATGGTAGAACCGGAGATGGCTTTCTGTGAACTAGAGGGCAACATGGACTTGGCGGAAGCTTTCCTTAAACATGTCTTCAAGCATGTGCTGGAAACCTGCCCGGAAGATATGGAATTCTTCAATCTCCGCATTGATGATTCAGTGCTAGCAACGGCTGAAAATATCATTAATAGCCAGTTTGAGCGCATTACTTACACTGATGCGATCGCCCTGCTGGAAAAAGCCGACAAATCCTTTGAGTATCCCGTGTCCTGGGGAGCGGATTTGCAGTCAGAACACGAGCGCTATTTGGCGGAAGATCTGTTTAAGAAACCTGTGATTGTCACCGACTATCCAGCCGCTATCAAAGCTTTCTATATGCGCTTAAATGACGATGGCAAAACTGTACGGGCGATGGATATTTTGGCTCCTAAAATTGGGGAATTGGTAGGCGGCTCGCAGCGAGAAGAGCGCTTAGAGGTGTTAGAACGACGGGTGCAGGAATGTGGCTTGCCGATCGAAACTCTGTGGTGGTATCTAGATTTGCGCCGTTATGGAACCGTACCCCATGCCGGGTTTGGCTTAGGGTTCGATCGGCTGGTGCAGTTTATGACCGGAATGGGGAACATCCGCGATGTCATTCCCTTTCCGCGTGCACCCCGCGAAGCTGAATTTTGA
- a CDS encoding glycoside hydrolase family 13 protein: MPIHTPDWVKHAVFYQIFPDRFARGLQPLMPKLETVPLEAWEAPPTPQGYKGGNLWGVIDKLDYLQDLGVTAIYFTPIFQSASNHRYHTQDYYQVDPLLGGNTAFYRLLEAAHWRGMKVVLDGVFNHASRGFFFFNDILENGPHSPWIDWFKIEGWPLAPYDGDRPANYKGWADNRALPEFNHANPAVREYIMQVAEHWIRQGIDGWRLDVPMCIKEPGFWQEFRDRVKAINPNAYIVGEIWRDARQWLDGTQFDGVLNYWFAGATIAYTAGDRVIRDQVQDRDYDPYPAMDAVTYAEKIQLLLHRYPWDIQLTQLNLLASHDTARLLTLAGGDINSVKLATLLLMTFPGAPSLYYGDEVGLEGALDPDCRRSFPPPAQWNTDLFECHCQLISLRHAHMALRIGEYRLLGAEGLAYVFARLWEGDVLIVAVNSDDIPARIDLETVGMRLHAQPSQILYSTNADAEKHTSILWTADNLFLEIPPRTGLILG, encoded by the coding sequence ATGCCAATTCACACACCAGACTGGGTGAAACATGCTGTTTTCTATCAAATCTTTCCCGATCGTTTCGCCAGAGGGTTGCAACCCCTGATGCCCAAGCTAGAGACGGTACCCTTAGAAGCTTGGGAGGCCCCACCCACCCCCCAGGGCTACAAAGGTGGCAATTTATGGGGTGTGATTGATAAACTCGACTATTTGCAAGACTTGGGGGTGACTGCTATTTACTTCACACCCATCTTTCAGTCTGCCAGCAATCATCGCTACCACACGCAGGATTATTACCAGGTCGATCCGTTATTGGGTGGCAACACTGCTTTCTATCGCCTGCTGGAAGCGGCCCACTGGCGAGGTATGAAGGTTGTACTAGATGGCGTCTTTAACCATGCCAGTCGCGGTTTCTTCTTCTTTAACGATATTTTGGAGAATGGTCCCCATTCGCCCTGGATTGATTGGTTTAAGATTGAAGGCTGGCCACTGGCTCCCTACGATGGCGATCGACCGGCAAACTATAAGGGCTGGGCAGACAACCGCGCTTTGCCAGAATTTAACCACGCTAATCCGGCTGTGCGGGAATATATTATGCAAGTAGCCGAGCATTGGATTCGTCAAGGCATTGACGGCTGGCGGCTGGATGTACCAATGTGCATCAAAGAACCGGGGTTTTGGCAAGAATTTCGCGATCGGGTGAAAGCCATCAACCCCAACGCCTACATTGTGGGTGAAATTTGGCGAGATGCACGACAATGGTTAGACGGTACGCAGTTTGATGGCGTTCTGAACTACTGGTTTGCCGGAGCCACAATTGCTTATACTGCAGGCGATCGGGTGATTCGTGATCAGGTGCAAGATCGCGATTATGATCCCTATCCAGCGATGGATGCCGTCACCTATGCGGAAAAGATTCAACTGTTGCTGCATCGCTATCCCTGGGACATTCAACTCACTCAACTCAATCTTTTAGCCAGCCATGACACAGCACGGTTGCTGACCCTTGCAGGCGGCGACATTAACAGTGTTAAACTAGCAACCCTATTGCTGATGACTTTTCCTGGTGCACCCAGTCTTTATTACGGCGATGAAGTTGGTCTGGAGGGGGCCCTTGATCCGGATTGTCGGCGCAGTTTTCCACCTCCTGCCCAGTGGAATACAGACCTTTTCGAGTGCCATTGCCAGTTAATCAGCTTACGTCATGCCCACATGGCTCTGCGTATTGGGGAATATCGCTTGTTAGGAGCCGAAGGTCTAGCGTATGTCTTTGCTCGGCTTTGGGAAGGAGATGTATTGATTGTGGCGGTAAACTCCGATGATATTCCAGCCCGCATCGACCTGGAAACCGTTGGAATGCGTTTACATGCACAGCCTAGCCAAATTCTCTATAGCACCAATGCCGACGCTGAAAAACACACTTCGATTCTTTGGACTGCCGACAACTTGTTTTTGGAGATTCCACCCCGAACAGGGCTGATTTTGGGATGA